From a single Nicotiana tomentosiformis chromosome 2, ASM39032v3, whole genome shotgun sequence genomic region:
- the LOC138906152 gene encoding eukaryotic translation initiation factor 3 subunit C-like: MDNFAAEKEAAQAQLSSAESQLQNMKEKGSIQAERIEELEARLASELAKAESDTEQAKANADTFVAVYWDDAEAAQAQAREAAETANTRAHWIKRAKELKTDAEALASDDDDDGRKSGSLSGEEPDGDDDDDDGRKSGSLSGKEPDGEETAPGDNQET; this comes from the exons atggacaattttgctgcagagaaagaggctgctcaagcccaattatcatcggccgaaagcCAACTTCAAAATATGAAGGAGAAAGGCTCGATTCAAGCAgaaagaatagaggagctcgaggctcgattggcctccgaacttgccaaggccgaatctgacacCGAACAGGCAAAGGCCAATGCGGATACGTTCGTGGCCGTCTATTGGgatgatgctgaagctgctcaggcacaagcaagagaggcagccgagaccgccaacactcgagcacattgg ataaaaagggctaaagagctcaaaactgatgctgaagccttggcttccgatgatgacgatgatgggagAAAGAGCGGGTCCTTAagtggggaggagcccgatggagatgatgatgacgatgatgggagAAAGAGCGGGTCCTTAAGTGGgaaggagcccgatggagaagagactgcccccggggataaccaagaaacttag